A stretch of the Notamacropus eugenii isolate mMacEug1 chromosome 2, mMacEug1.pri_v2, whole genome shotgun sequence genome encodes the following:
- the MSMO1 gene encoding methylsterol monooxygenase 1, with protein sequence MAANESASIFGSVSLAVEYLDSLLPENPLQTPFKNVWIYMLNNYTKFQIATWGSLIVHEALYFLFCLPAFLFQFIPYMQKYKIQKEKPETWEGQWKCFKLIIFNHFCIQLPLICGTWFFTEYFDIPYDWDSMPRWHLLLARCFGCAVIEDTWHYFLHRLLHHKKIYKYIHKVHHEFQAPFGMESEYAHPLETLILGTGFFIGILVFCDHVVLLWAWVTVRLIETIDVHSGYDIPLNPLKCIPFYTGARHHDFHHMNFVGNYASTFTWWDRLFGTDSQYVAYSEKMKKLQQLDKKTN encoded by the exons ATGGCTGCAAATGAAAGTGCCAGCATCTTTGGTTCAGTATCCTTGGCAGTGGAGTATTTAGATTCCTTATTACCTGAGAATCCTCTACAAACaccatttaaaaatgtttggatTTACATGTTGAATAATTACACAAAGTTTCAGATTGCAACATGGGGATCACTCATAGTTCATGAAGCgctctatttcttgttttgtttgccagcatttttgtttcaatttataccttatatgcaaaaatataaaattcaaaag GAAAAACCAGAAACTTGGGAAGGCCAGTGGAAATGTTTCAAATTAATTATCTTCAATCACTTTTGCATTCAGCTACCTTTGATTTGTGGTACTTGGTTCTTTACAGAGTATTTTGATATTCCATATGATTGGGACAGTATGCCAAGATG GCACCTGCTGTTGGCCAGATGTTTTGGTTGTGCAGTGATTGAAGATACCTGGCACTATTTTCTTCACAGACTTTTACatcataaaaaaatatataaatacatacataaagtTCATCATGAGTTTCAG GCCCCTTTTGGAATGGAATCTGAGTATGCACATCCTCTGGAAACTCTCATTCTTGGAACAGGGTTTTTTATTGGAATTTTGGTCTTTTGTGACCATGTAGTCCTCCTTTGGGCATGGGTCACAGTTCGCTTAATAGAAACTATTGATGTGCATAG TGGTTATGATATTCCTCTCAACCCTTTGAAATGCATACCATTTTATACTGGTGCGCGGCATCATGATTTCCACCACATGAACTTCGTTGGAAACTATGCTTCAACGTTTACATGGTGGGATAGACTCTTTGGTACAGACTCTCAGTATGTTGCCTACagtgaaaagatgaagaaattgcaaCAGCTGGATAAAAAGACCAACTAA